In Primulina huaijiensis isolate GDHJ02 chromosome 4, ASM1229523v2, whole genome shotgun sequence, a genomic segment contains:
- the LOC140975298 gene encoding aspartyl protease family protein 2-like, whose product MVSKSFCVLGYLCLFFCGFLASGDAEVLGLRYLNFSAIELPDRSSFNAVSSPVDADCSFSKSRKTATHQILVHEEDDVGEDSKPQSGQPTVKLNLKLKPSDSVADSTVKDLTRIRTLQTRIIERKNQNAFSRLKKDGDQQLTKPFVGQDNLPGAYSASFSGQLMATLESGVSLGSGEYFMDVFVGTPPKHFSLILDTGSDLNWIQCVPCYDCFEQTGQYYNPKESSSYRNISCSDPRCHLVSSPDPPQPCMTENQSCPYYYWYGDSSNTTGDFALEAFTVNLTTPSGKSEFRKVENVMFGCGHWNRGLFHGAAGLLGLGRGPLSFSSQLQALYGHSFSYCLVDRNSNTSVSSKLIFGEDKDLLSRPNLNFTSFVKGKQNPVDTFYYVQIKSILVGGEVLSIPEETWSLSPEGAGGTIIDSGTTLSYFADPAYQIIKEAFEKKVEGYPVVKDFPILDPCYNVSGVAKLELPSFGILFGDGAMWNFPVENYFIMLEPDDVVCLAILGTPRSALSIIGNYQQQNFHILYDVKKSRLGFAPSKCADI is encoded by the coding sequence ATGGTGTCGAAATCTTTCTGCGTTCTTGGATACTTGTGCTTGTTCTTCTGTGGGTTTCTAGCCAGCGGGGATGCAGAAGTGTTAGGTCtcagatatttgaatttttcGGCCATAGAGTTACCCGATCGTTCTAGCTTCAATGCTGTATCTTCTCCGGTGGATGCGGATTGCAGCTTTTCGAAATCCAGGAAAACAGCGACCCAtcagattttggttcatgaagAAGATGATGTCGGAGAAGACTCGAAGCCACAGTCCGGCCAGCCAACGGTGAAGCTCAATCTAAAGCTTAAGCCCTCGGATTCTGTGGCGGATTCCACAGTGAAGGATTTAACACGAATTCGAACCCTCCAAACAAGGATCATCGAGAGAAAAAATCAGAACGCCTTTTCAAGATTGAAGAAAGATGGTGATCAACAGCTTACGAAGCCATTTGTCGGACAGGACAACTTGCCGGGAGCTTATTCCGCCAGTTTCTCCGGCCAGCTTATGGCGACTCTGGAGTCCGGGGTGAGTCTCGGCTCCGGGGAGTACTTCATGGATGTTTTTGTGGGTACACCTCCTAAACACTTCTCTTTGATTCTTGACACTGGCAGTGATTTGAATTGGATTCAATGTGTACCTTGTTATGATTGTTTTGAACAAACTGGTCAATATTATAATCCGAAAGAATCGAGTTCATATAGAAATATTAGCTGTAGTGATCCCCGGTGTCACCTTGTTTCGTCCCCCGACCCGCCACAGCCCTGCATGACTGAGAATCAGAGCTGCCCTTATTATTATTGGTATGGAGATAGCTCGAATACTACCGGTGATTTTGCGCTTGAGGCCTTTACAGTTAATCTTACGACCCCGAGTGGGAAATCTGAGTTCAGGAAAGTGGAAAATGTGATGTTTGGTTGTGGACATTGGAATAGAGGGCTCTTTCATGGTGCTGCTGGGCTATTAGGCCTTGGGAGAGGGCCTTTATCCTTTTCGTCTCAGCTTCAAGCTTTATATGGCCACTCGTTTTCGTATTGTCTGGTGGATAGAAATAGCAATACTAGTGTTAGCAGCAAGCTTATTTTTGGGGAGGATAAAGACCTCCTCAGCCGCCCTAATTTAAATTTCACATCTTTTGTCAAGGGGAAACAGAATCCAGTGGATACATTCTATTATGTGCAAATAAAGTCGATTCTTGTTGGAGGGGAGGTGCTAAGCATACCGGAGGAGACATGGAGTTTATCTCCAGAAGGTGCTGGTGGGACAATCATCGACTCGGGTACGACACTCAGTTATTTTGCTGATCCAGCCTATCAAATCATTAAGGAGGCTTTCGAAAAGAAGGTGGAGGGCTATCCGGTTGTGAAAGATTTCCCAATCCTCGATCCTTGTTACAACGTGTCGGGGGTGGCTAAACTGGAGTTGCCCAGTTTTGGGATTTTGTTCGGGGACGGTGCTATGTGGAATTTCCCGGTCGAGAACTATTTCATTATGCTCGAGCCGGATGATGTAGTTTGCCTAGCGATCTTGGGGACCCCTCGTTCGGCTTTGTCAATCATCGGGAACTATCAGCAGCAGAATTTCCATATCTTGTATGATGTCAAAAAGTCGAGGCTTGGATTCGCGCCTTCTAAATGTGCTGATATATAA